ACCGAGGCAGAAAATAGTTGCAGTAAACACAGGACGAACTGGGATTTAAACAAGccccaactttattgattacagatgtcagcaGGTTTTGGCATGGGCACTGGGTGtgtatcctgactgctggtcGATGTGGCAGGGTTAACCAAGGTTAAGGATCACCCTATGGCATACACCAAATCagggtgacacccccccccaagatgaCCAATGCGGGGTGCTGTGGCCCATCAGCATCCTATTTTGGTGTCTGGACAGAAGCACCTCCCACAGGATCCCTTTAAGGGGATACCCTGATCCCTAAGAGCAGAGTGGGGGGAGCACCCCCTGTTCAATTAAACTAGAGATCGAACCCAATGCCTTATCCCCCACAAAGCTATGACAGTTGCCGTGAGGGAGGCAAAATGCTCAGACAAGCTGTTAGTCTGATGACAGGACCCTACCTGACCCCAAATACAGCGGCCGAGGACTTAATAGTGAAGTCCTACACAGGGCTTGCCGGTGTATCCTTGGGCAGCCCATAAGCATAAAGATTGGGAGGGTGGGTTGGGGAATCCAGCAACGACTGAGGCTGAGACCTGGGCATGGCTGGCTTTTATTGCCAGGGACTGGACCAGCAGGAAGAAGTATTCCATCTGGTCTGCTCCCAAACCATGCCCCCTAGCTCGCCTGTGATTGGCTGCACCTGTGGGTGAGCTCCAGCAAGCAGCATGGCTGGGGGAGAAGAAAGCGATGTCCTCCCTCAGCTGTCCCAACTCCCTGCACCAGACCACAACCGCCACTTCTCTCCAGCTGACGCTAAGTGTTCTTTGACAACAAGCTTCTGATTTTTAGCCATCCAAATACCCATGGAAAACTACATTTTGTAGATCACTGAATTCCTGTTTTGTTTATTGAGGCATCTGTCACCCAGATTAAATTAGTTAACAAtaatgtggagggggggggagttccgTTGTGGAAACAGAAACTATTGTGCTTTGTTTGAGGCTACCCACAGTGGCAAATCAAGCACCCTAATGCGATAGAATAAAAATGCACTGGAACTTTCCTTGTTTCTTACGTGGGCACAGGGAAGAAAACTGCAAAACTAATATACCAAAGCACTATAAGCAGTTGTTATctgctgaaagcaaaatgagcatttaaagcacttttttatTATAGGACTAATTTAAGGAACTCTAAACACAGTATTGATTTTGCAAACAAATAACACAATTCATACACAATCTAAAGCTGTGGCGTCAGCTTTCATTTGAGGAAGTATATGAGTCAAGATGAATATCTGACCTGTTGCTACCAGACTGTGGAGGATTTCATCTAGTAGAAGCTGCTTAAGTGCAGATTGGGGGAAGTATCCTAAAATGCAGAACGAATACACAGCTTTCAGTAAGTCCACGTTAGAGATCTTGGGGAGATACTTATCCAAGACACTATTCAGTGCCTCAAGGAACCTTCAAAATGTGAGGAAAAAATACTGTCAAGCACAAATTCACGATTTAATTAACAATATACTCTGCCTCACTACAGATATAGAGAGCTATGTAATTAATAAATATGACTGGCTGACAAGACACAGATgctacacacagacacagaaagaGTTTTCATCTGATAGATACAAGTTCCCGTTTTCTAATGGAAATGCAATCTCCCACTGATTCCAGTGTACAAAGAGCAACTTAGTTTTCTGTACTAGAGTGGGGGCTTCTGTTTTAATATTAACCAGGTCCCAAATTTTGTTTAGGTAGTCAAGTCACCCTAATTGCGTCTTTTTATGTGATGTGATAGTCCCATGACAATGTGGACACTTCTAAGAGGCAGACAGTCCTCTATGCCTTTAATTTTATGTATCAATCAAGGAAATACAGTTTTGTACACCAGAGGCACCCTCAGCCATTCCTGAACGGCCACTAAAATCCCCACAGAGCTGATTCATACGAAGGTTCCATTCCTAGCTGTGATTGGTTATAGGCACAGCCAATAGTCTTAGCCCAAAATATATGTTAGGAACCCTAAGCCATCATGCCAATGCCCATCACATTTGAAGAATTGGATAGGTTAATTCTGTGGGAAATGGTGATATTGCTATCTGGGCTAAATTTCTCCATTAGCTACCATGTAACACAATAACAAACGTTCTAAGCCAGAACCTACTCCTGATTTTGGCTTTTGGGGGTGTGGTTGAGAGAAGAATAGGCTCGCAGAACGGTCACAAGATCCCTCATGCTTAAGCATTCAGGATCGGACGTCACTTTCTCAGCAAACGCATCCATCAGATCAACGGGTCGAAAGCCAACATTCTCAAAGGCAGAAAGAAACAGGACTACCTGAAATCAAAAGAGAAGTCAGCATAATATGCATATATCAAGTGCGCTACTGAGAGAACTGGGCTGAAGACTTTTCTTAATATAAAACTATATTCAGCCGAAATAGGTGTAACTGAAACAAATGCACATTCTTGCCCAGCTTATGGCTTCCTTAATTTCCCACCACCTCCTCTGCTGTGCCCCCTGTATCTAGTTTTAGACACCCCCCTTCATTTTGGAACATCAGATTCAAGATGCAATCCTAATTCCAGTTGGCAGCAGTGCTCACACTGGCCAGGACAGGTTGTGGGGTGGAGCGAGGAAAAAATGTCCCTTTGTCACAGCAGCACCCTAGCTGACACAGCAGAGACGCCTGGATTGCGCACGCTGCCCTCGTAAGACGGAACCAGCAGGTCACGTGGTGGCTCAGTCCTGCCTCATTTCAGGGGGTTTCCACAGGCTGCTGCTGTCAGCAAGACCACAGGAGGTGGCTTAAGCCCACCTGCCTCTTGGGTGGGTACACTGGGGCACTCCTCACTGGCAGGGCTTTCCTGCTCACTAGCAGAAGCAAGCAGATCAAGGGTTGGGATTGCTCTGCAAAACAGCATTGCCAGTAAACACAATCTGGACTAGATTATTGCAATGAATTGGATTACTGTCAGGCTGCCCTGGTGAATCTGGTGTCTGGGCCTCATTATTCAGAGTTGGATTATCTTCAGAGTTAGATTATCCCAGCAGATATCGGCCATGTTTGCAGGtaacaaaaaaggtaaaggtaaagggactcctgaccattaggtccagtcgtgacggactctggggttgcggcgctcatctcgctttattggctgagggagccggcgtacagcttccgggtcatgtggccagcatgactaagccgcttctggcgaaccagagcagcgcacggaaatgtcgtttaccttcccgccagagtatttatctacttgcactttgatgtgcttttgaactgcgaggttggcaggagcagggaccgagcaacgggagctcaccccatcacggggattcaaaccgccaaccttctgattggcaagtcctagactctgtggtttaacccacagcgccaccctcgtccctaaCAAAAAGCCACAGCTAATGCAAATCAAGGTTTATAAGCTTCTTCGTGGTTAAAAAACCATGGTGAAGCTGCTGGGTCAGGTTTGGACAATCCAATAAACCAGTTTAATAAACCATGCCTTAGCATTACATGTAAATCAAAATGCTGAGAAGTTAACGCTTGAATGAATGCAGTTTGAGAACTACAACTACTGAAGTCTACAGCCAGCTCCATATTGGCATCaattttctatttaaaatgccAGAAATGTGCAAATTAATATTGTTATCCCAAAGTTTACCTGCTTTGTGTCCCACATATAGAAGACGGATGCTGTATAATCCGCTATTGCAGAAAAAAGCTTGCTGTTGCGGTACAGGAGGTCTTTGCAAGACCTCAAAATATTCAGCAGACGCCGGAAGGGAGTTCCAGGGATATTCtctgatacacacacaaaaataaaaatagaaattcCACTAACTGCATTGAAGTAACCCTTGAGATGGAAGTATGTATTTCATTTGTTAAAAGAAATGTCACCTAAAATCACAGCAAAACATAAAGGTAATGGAACCTAGGAGCTGCTTAAGATAATAAAAGGGACCAGAATTAATGCAGGAGTTTTTTTGATATTCCTCCTTTGAACAGCGGAAGCCATGCCATACAACAAACCGTTCTCAAAACATTCCTCGGCTGCAAATTCTGCTTGTCATGTGATAGTGGGGGCTGCAGTTACAAAGTAAATTGAGCCACACCCACCACACACTTGGACTCACAGAATTAGCTGCACAGTTCCTTGGATCCTGGTCCATATTATTTTGGACCAACCCTCTCAAACCATGGCAACTGGACAGATTCAAACAGAGTATAACGACATGCAAAGTTGCAGAGAACAGTTCTCCTTTGACTATCCCAGATCcctgtttctctctcctttttgcgTTCCTTGGCAGATGGCTCTGCTCTCCATACTTTCTTATTAAACTGTTGTCCTCCTTCAGTttaagcaatatttttttttttaaaaaaaagacaaaaattcttACATTCTTTCTGACTTACCTATTGTTTTGTTACTGCAGGCATTCAGGACTGGAACAGAGCGGTAATTCATTTCAGCCAGCAGGCTGAACATGTGCTGAGCATTTGGAACAGTAAGTTGGTCTATGTGATACAAAATCTTGTTCTGAAAGAAAACAGATTTGAACGAGACAGAAATATCAATGTCCTAATatgcacaatttgtatacggtgtctgataatgtgtggtttgctatgcctaataaaggatatttgatttgaattcatttaaagacCACTGTAAATGGTTAAAATTATTAGCAGGGATGTAAAGACACTCGTAATCTGGAATTGCTTATGATAACTATGGATATTTAATAGATGGATAAGGGTAAAAGATGCAGCAGATTTAATCTTAAACATGGGTctgaaggttcaaaagaaccttgtattttaatgtttgaaatggttaagttaaaatgtataaaattgtgaaaaaaacaataaaaatattttttttaaaaaaggaacagatatctacagtggtacctccatttaagtacttaattcgttccggaggtccattcttgacctgaaactgttcttaacctgaagcaccactttagctaatgggacctcctgctgctgcaccactggagcacgatatctgttctcattctgaagcaaagttcttaagccgaggtactatttctgggttagctgagtctgtaacctgaagcgtatgtaacatgaagcgtctgtaacccgaggtaccactgtatatccaattaCTTATCAGTTTTCCCCTTTCTACATTGAATGTGTTGCTTTCTTTCAAAATGGTTGAAAAAGAGCTTCGGCCAATATTGCATTTACTTCTATTGTGCAGATCCAATTACGAGAGTTAATATGATATGAAATAAATGGATTCTTTATATTACATGATACCGCTCCCAAAACCCTCAGAATAATGGAAGCTTTTTCCTCCATTGTTAAAATGTCTTGTGGTCTGCAGGGTGTGGCTGTGTGGGAATCACACTGGGGACTGCTTCTAATACAAGCTTCTAGTCGTAGAATGACTTACATAACTCTGCCTTTACCTAATGCTGTGCCAGTGGTGTTTTGCTTGTGAAACAGTatttccatttcctctccccctGTGCGCCCCCAAAATCTTTCCCAGCTGGTCTCCCAACCCTCTGGCATGGGTTTTGAGGATGTAAGCAGGCTGGAGGGGACAGGCGTGGAAGAGGAAGCTCTGTTGCACAGAGGAAGTCCATTATGCAAGCAGAGCTGCAGCAACGGTTATGGCCCTATACCTGGATACACTGAATTAATAACTCCCATTTTTTACCTCCAGTTTTGTCTTAAGCTTGAGTGGTGCATCCTTCCCAAGACCCTTCATCATGTTTTGCAACATAAGCACATTTGAGATTTTGGAGATTCTCTGCTCCACCAGTAATCTGTTTTTTTGAAAAGAGCAAGGGATTCAATCAGCTTGGAAAAAGAATGTGACATGGGCAGAAGCACACAGGACagttaacaaaacaacaacttatTTCTACTCTGCCTTTTTCTTGTGACAGGGACTCAAGACGGCTTACAGacaaaatagtaaaggtaaagggaccccaaccattaggtccagtcgtgaccgactctggggttgcggcgctcatctcgctttattggccgagggagccggcgtacaacttccgggtcatgtggccagcatgactaagccgcttctggcgaaccagagcagcgcacggaaatgccgtttaccttcccaccggagcggtacctatttatctacttgcactttgatgtgctttcgaactgctaggttggcaggagcagggaccaagcaacgggagctcaccccattgcggggattcgaacagccgaccttctgattggcaagtcctaggctctgtggtttaacccacagcgccacccgtgtcccacagacAAAATAAAAGCATCTAAAAACATAGGGGTGGGAAATCGCCCAAAGACTATAGAAACTGGGAGAATACAATCTTTCAGATAGCCTAGATCTAAAACATAGAGGGCTTTATAGGTTGTAACccgcactttgaattgtgcccagaaagaATTAGTAGCCAGTGCAACTGTTATAACAAGGGAGTTGTATGCTCCCTGTAACCAGCCCCAttcaacaatctggctgcagctctttgagccagctgaagtttatgagcacttttcaaaggcagccctacatagagtTAATTACAGTCATCCAAATGGGATTTAGCTAAGGCGTTATGTCACCATGACCAAATCAACATCTCAAGGAACGGTCACAGCCAGAGCATTAGCTTCAACTGTGCAAATGCACTCCTGGCCACCAAAGAGACCTGGAGCATCCATGCTCAGGGCTGAATCCAGGAGCCTGCCCAAAGTGCAAACCTGCGTATTCAGTGTTACCCCATCCAGCACAGGCTGAATTCCCTGTTCGGCCTTCCAACTGACCAAGGGCACCTCTGTCATGTCTGGATTAAATTTCAATTTGCtcactctcatccagtccattaagGATGACAGACACAGGCTTAGAACCAAGACAGTTTCCTTGGATTTAAGaggaaatgccttttaaaaatggcagCATATGAATGTGGCATTTTAGATGTCATATATTCTCCATCAGAAAGGAATCATTTTGTTTCTGAAACattaagagagaaaaaacacattACTGATCTTAAGTGGGGGACTGGTACTGTGCTTGCCTTATCTGTTCCCAGGCATCGCCACCTGATCATATCACACACTGTAAGTTAAAGAAAGAACAGTTATGTAGCTTGGGGTTGctcctggatccattgctgtcatTAGAGGCCCAGGTGAGCTCTGTGACAAGGAGGGCACTTCCAAAACTTGCTTGGTATGTCAGCTATGCCCATTCCTGAACAGGGATGCCTTGGCCAGTGTGATCCATATACTGGTGACCTTACAGCAAGGTTTTTGTAATTATTATCAATTACAAGCATGATGCCTATTAGAAGTCAATGTATTGTTTTTCCTTACTGCAACCCAACTTGAAGAGcttccacattcttggactttTCCATTCCTTGCAAAGTGTTTGCAACAACTGAGAGACATCGGTCATCAAATTCATTGAGACGTTCCTATTCAAAGCACAAGAAAACCCGGTTTTCAGCAATCTTTCACGTAAAGGGAACACGTCTCCTCAGAAGTACGTCTGAGAACTGCAGCCTCAAGGACAGTTATTCATTCCAAATTTTACCATTTAAACAAAtattaaacaaatgcattttcaaCTCCAGCTTTACCATGACTCAATTACGTCGAATTAACAAAGTGTACTTGTTTGGTGTGATTACTCCTTATTTACTGTTGTGTTCTTCAAACTGTAAGTATGGCAATTCTTACAATGTGGAAATTCCCGTGTGCAAAATGTACATTAAGAAGTTAACAGGAGCCTTCAGCAACACCCTGTCCACCAGGAGGGCTTGCCACGCCTCTGATGGTCTGTGTATCTGCCAAGTTTCTACTGCTATGGGGAAAGAACCACAAACATGCAGTGCCACATCACCACCTTGCATTTTTCACAGGGCTGCTATGCCAACTGCTATGTGGTTCTCTCATTCTCCTATCTATCCTTAAAGAGCAGGTGGAGAACAGATTTCACAAGACTGTGtgcctcagaggtaacagatagGAGAGTTGGAAAAGGAATGAACATTAGGGCTGCTCTATGACCTATTTTACAAAATTATGAGAATGTACGTGAGAGCACTTTGAAAACCAAagtattcattataaaatcattaGTTTAGCTTGCTAGAGTTTCCCTGCCCATGCCAGATGAATGGCCCCATTGACAAGTCTGGAGCTCAATTCACTACTATATAATCATCCCTTATGTTCAGTGCAAGACTACAGAATTTCTGTGACTTACCTGGCATACCCTCAGCAAGGTCTGAACCAACCGGGTGTTCTGTGGGACTCCCAGTTTCACCACAGCTAGCAGGCTGTATGCCAAGTCATCACGCCACATGTATTTGGCCTCCTGCATCACACACTGACAGACCTGGCTAAACTGAGGGTGCTCAAACATCAACTGTTTCTCATAATGTTTCTGATCTTCCGAGAGCTTTTTTGTGAGCGTCCACATAGTGGCAAGACAGTTACTGGCGTACTTTGGAGCATCTGGAAATTTTGAAGCAAGGTCTAGTACATCACTGGGAGATGTACATTTTTGAAGGTCCTTAAAGAATTGCTGGGGCGTGTTTTCTTCATCCTTTTCTTCCACTGTACTTCTAACTTCCTTTGGGGATCCCAAGAATCCAGATGGAAGTTGGGTGGGTGCAACAGTCATTAGGTCAGGGCCTTGCAC
The nucleotide sequence above comes from Podarcis raffonei isolate rPodRaf1 chromosome 1, rPodRaf1.pri, whole genome shotgun sequence. Encoded proteins:
- the FASTKD2 gene encoding FAST kinase domain-containing protein 2, mitochondrial, whose translation is MNKNLDCFLRTVRQLQACHYAQSPFSRTTRRAFALRVDGPKSTAHSIYLRRLLSYASPCQLQSSVRFFSQGTLSINADSTSANEQKTADALLDDHVQGPDLMTVAPTQLPSGFLGSPKEVRSTVEEKDEENTPQQFFKDLQKCTSPSDVLDLASKFPDAPKYASNCLATMWTLTKKLSEDQKHYEKQLMFEHPQFSQVCQCVMQEAKYMWRDDLAYSLLAVVKLGVPQNTRLVQTLLRVCQERLNEFDDRCLSVVANTLQGMEKSKNVEALQVGLQLLVEQRISKISNVLMLQNMMKGLGKDAPLKLKTKLENKILYHIDQLTVPNAQHMFSLLAEMNYRSVPVLNACSNKTIENIPGTPFRRLLNILRSCKDLLYRNSKLFSAIADYTASVFYMWDTKQVVLFLSAFENVGFRPVDLMDAFAEKVTSDPECLSMRDLVTVLRAYSSLNHTPKSQNQEFLEALNSVLDKYLPKISNVDLLKAVYSFCILGYFPQSALKQLLLDEILHSLVATDGQNIEQNEVMLHTINACLELDGNCFPKPAALSAKELPSTPTFSFPDVKEVLLSLLGDESLFRANVPVIHGFSLDFEILMDAEKGIVIPNAEVTDKSDIQRIAVLCAPASALCFASKHPRGRLAMRMRHLRLLGYRVILVHYQEFQKLKKDEAVEFLKGEIFSTEAHLDSD